AGAGGGAGAGAGGCTTTGTCTCATCTCCAGGTACAATTCAGGGAATAGAACAAACAAGCAGAgggaaaaaaagaaaataaaagaaacaTGCAAATGCATATGCAGTCATAGGGTGCCGAtcgtgaaaaaaaatgatggaaaaaaaatccattATAGTAGTCGAGTCGGCATATCAAATTAATTTAGAATATAACTTCCAGAAAATAGCATGGGAGCATGGGAGCATGGCAGCATGGCAGCATCGCAGAATGGGAAGTCTGGAGCAGAGCCGCAGATAGTCTTGAGCGGTATATGCTGTCCTATGTTCCTATCCAGTTGATTGCATTTCTAATTGCTGATCCGACTCGGGTTTGTCCATTTTTTCTATTTAGCATAGCAGCGTTGTAGCAGCAATTTATGTGCGCTCTGATTTGTCCAAACCTTGACTGGATGCTGCTTCGTGGCTTGCGGCCGTTTGCGGTTGTTTGTTTTAATTCtaaatttatttcttaCGCCGAGTGGTTCTTATTGGGCGACAGCTTACTCAATTCCaagatttttgtttctatAATTGACTCACTTAATCTCTCTGATACgtagatatttatatacatttatttatatagtCGTGtataattttatttggTTATccgattatttattaatttatatattcGATTATTGTTATTCGTTTATAAATTATAAGTTTATTGTTTACtcgtttatttatttactcGATAATTTTGTTGGTTACTTGGCTACGTTACGAAGCTGcttaattaatattttgcGATTTAGCTTCTGATCCATGACAACTGCACTGCAACTGCAGCAGGAGCGCAGCAGACAGGCGTCTGCCAGCGATATTTTCTCGCCAGACCgctttattttattattcacCGATGATATCAGCGCGGCATCGGTGGCATCGGTAGCTGCGAATTGCCATTCTATCAGCAATCACAGCAGTccagcatcatcttcagcagcagctgccgaACCACTGGTATCGGTAAATATCGTAGCATCTGTAACAGTCGCATGCAGCGGGCTcggggcctgcctccggcggctggggctctgccccagaccccgttagctcctgcttcgcaggagacaTCTGGCACCgcccacgcaacgactcgagcgaagcgagaggagcaacccgggtctggggcagagccctagccgccggaggcacactccgTCCCGTCCACCGTGAAAGCAGGCCTCCAAACCCTAGTCCCAACCGCTATTTACCGTTAAAAGATAACGTTTGCAGGACTAGGTCCTGCTGGTAGTGGGtaaggaaaaagaaagtggtctgctgaaaaaatacatatggaaaaaaaataaaaaaaaagaaaacaaaaaaaaattcaggAGAAAAaagtaattttttttcatccCAGGCAGGTCGCTTCGCTGACCACAGAAAGCAGCTGCCATTTCTAATTCCATAATcgaaatttatttattcgcTTACTCACttgttgttattatattttttatttttttaaattggtattttattttctttgaacACATCTCACTTCTGTTCAAGATTGCGCTTTGTTTTAGTACTGTGATCTGTGGCTTCTTAAATATCTCTTCTCAGGGGCGTGCTTAACTATATCTGGcttggttttatttttttcgtttttttCCGAGTCCCTTTTGTCCTATCTACTTTTATCTGTCGGCCATCTGTATTTCACCAGTCCGTCGATTATCAATCTCCGTTGTCcattgtttgttgatttggtcAATACTGTCATTGTCAGTTGTTTCATTGCTCATTGTCTACTCACTCTCTGGTTTATAGAGTTGTTTGTCACCTTATCAGCAGTGTCTCTACAAGTCCAAGTCCTTATAATATAAGATTCTCTGTCGACTCAAATTTCATTTTGCATCGTCATTGTTCAAGTTCAAACTAATTAGAAACTAGTCATCATGGCAATTACTAGACGAGTCTCTGTTTCCGGTACAAGGCTCAAGAAACcttctcttcctcttcccTCATCTTCAATGGTCACTCGCTCGTCAGCAAGACGCCAGTCCGGTGGTCCTGCTATTGTCATTGACCACGATTCTGAAGACGCTCCATCAGCACCTAAACGGTCGAgagaagacgatgacgagTCTTCTACTACCTCGTCGTTTAATAATCGTACAAACAGCAAAAACTCAAAACCCAACGCCACGAAACGGGCTCGGGTCATGGAATTCCCTCCTAAACCTTCTCACACTGTAACCCGGGCATCTACCAGACTCTCACGATGCCAACCTCAACCCCAATCAACCATTCATCCCAACCAGCAAgaatcatcgtcgtcatcgtcgtcgtctctGAAAATTCGAATTAAACGGGAAGACTCTCGACCTCCTATGAATGATGAAGACAACGACAATTTAtctgacgaagacgatATTGCTTCTGACATTTCAGATACTGATTCCAACTCGGATTCCGAATCAGATGCCGGCTCCGACTCTGAGTCTGAATACTTTTCATATGATGAGCTGCCTAATTTCCAATACGAATCCAAGTATGCTGACAGTGAGTCAGCTAATCAAGACAAAGAGTCGAATCCTTTTGACATGGAGTCTCTCAGCACTGATATTCCCTTGGTTGATTTGACTactgttgaagatgaatcaCATCTTTCGTTTGAGAGATTTGTCCAGGATACCGAAGCACAAGTTGAGACCATTGCTCAAAGGAGATGGCCTATTGACGAGCACGACGATTCGTCGACTTTCTCTATCCTCGTTAACCGTGACCGAGTCACTGTCACCAACAACCTTGTAAGACACAACGAAACCGACGGTTCAGATCGCATCTCTGCCAACCACGCCTCCAGCAATTCCGAGACTTCTATCGAGGAGTTCCTAGACTACGAGTCTGCTTCTGGACTCACTGACGACGACGGTGACAGTGACTCATCTTCTGCCAGTTCACCTGCCGATTCTCCAGTGTCACCCACCATGCCCTCTACATCTCTGTCTGCCTCGCGAACCCTGTGGACTGACAAGTACCACAGCATCCCCATTTGCGGCTACCGAGACCGTAATTGCAATGACAACCTGCCCGTGTTCGTGGCCCCCAACCAATCCAAGCTGTTAGCAGCTCTTTCTACCATCTCCACTCCCGTTCAGAAACTGCCTCCCACCCCCATGGCCGCCTACTACCAGCAGGCGGTCATTGCTGCCGTTGGCCTCAACAAACGAAGTCTATGGTCCGGCAAGGCCCGCCAAATGGTCAGCGGCGACAGGCTCTAAACACCCTTTTTATTGCTCCCCACTCTGTacagatattatttattctcttcCTTTATGCATATACCGCCCACTGGCTTAATTTAAATACTATTTCTTACTCACTtccggggggtctgcctccggcggctggggctctgccccagaccccgtggctcgcttcgctcggtTTTCGGGGTTCGCCAGTGGTCCAATATACAGGCTCGTTTTTTGATCCCGGTAACGAGGGCACCCCAtgcaccgactcgagcgcagcgagaggagcaaccagggtctggggcggagccccagccgccggaggcagttcgACCCCAGATCGTGGAAAGAAAACAGTGTATAATTTacagaagcaaaaaaattagcCGATGAGAGCGCGGGATATGCGGCCGAGGAGGGTTTTTGGCGGCTCGTCGACGAAGCTCGAGGTGTAGTCCTCGATCTCTTTTACGTCGGAGAGCAGATCGATCTCGGTTGCTGAGCGGATTTTGGTGCGTTTGACCAACTTCCAGGACACGTAGATGACGAGGTCGACTGCGATCATGATGTACGAGCAGATGAAGGTGCTGAGACTCCAGTAGCCGTGGACGAATACTGAGTAGCCCGACAGGAAGGTCATGACTCCGGCACAAATGAGCCCGATGTATCCACAGTATGGTTGGAATGGTCCCTTGTATGGCAGGTTGTCTCGCGACATGTTTTGCGCTTTCATGGCGTAGTAAAAACGAAGATACGTGAGCGACATGATGGCGAAGTTGATGAGTTCCGATGCAGTTGATATGTTTACAATCCAATTGAGCACGGTTTCAGCGGTGTTTCCCAGCTGCAGAAACGACAGAAGACCAAAAGCGAGAACTACTGTCACGGCGTAGATGGGCACTCCGTTCTTGGTACATTTGCTAAAGATCTTGGGTGCGTGGCCGTCAAGAGCCATGCCGTAGAGTGATCTCGAGGCACAGTAAACATACGAGTTACCAGCAGAGAAACTGGCCGTCAGAACAAGTACATTGACAATGTGTGGAAGCACAGGGATACCCAGTCGTTGCATGGCAATGATATATggagaagcagcagcaccgggAGCTCCAGTGTTGATAGCAGTCAGAAGCTCGGGGTCGTTGTATGGGCATACAATTCCCATTGACAAGGCGCCAAATACAAAGAAACACACAAGTCGTACAATCACACCTCTATATGCTCGAGGCATGACTCCCCGAGGATTTTCTGCTTCTCCAGCTGCCATAGACACGTATTCAGGACCAGAAATGGTGTAACAGGCTTGAACAAGACAGGTGAAGAACCCTAGGAACCGACCTAGAGACCCGGTCTCTTGGTACTCGGCAAATGCACCGGGGTTCTGCCAGTATCTGAATCCATAGGCATCATGTTTTGGATTTCCACCAACCATGGTGACGAAAGTAAAGACGATGAGTCCTACTGCCAGCAGTACTTTACCGAAAGAAAGCCAGAATTCAGACTCTCCATAATACCGTACTGCAAAGAAGTTGATGAGAAcatacaaaaaaatctggACTACAATAGGAATAGCAGGACTAAACCCATCGGCCCAGAAATGGATAATGATGTTTACAGCAGTGATTTCAAAAGGGACTAAAGTAGCTTCAAGAATGAAAAAGTTCCATCCTGCCATGACCTCCAATGCAGGATCCACGCATCGACCTGCCAGTCTGATGAACGGTGATGGCAGGGGGAGATAGGTGACCATCTCGGCCGTTGAGTTCGTGATACATAATATGGGGAAACACCAAATGAAGAATgccaaaaataatgaaCCTGGACCTCCTTTTGACAAAGCAGAACCAAGTTGAACAAAAAGGACTGTACCAATAGTACCACCAATGCCAATCAGTTGGATATGCCTGGATTTTAATTTTCTATGCGTCGAATGGTAGCTTGGGGGAGGAGTCTCACTGCTGATGGACTCGGGGTACCCGGGTAATGTTTCTTCTAACTGGGAACCAGACGGACCCTGGTCTATCGCCGTAGTCACGCCGACACTCTTCTCTTCAGATGCTATCATTTTAAATTGTACCAAATTGTGTGACAGCTAGACCGAAATGCCTATGAATGCTAATTAAAAACAGAAAACGATGCTAGGAAAGGTGGTATGAAGCTGTGAAAACTGTAATAGAAGAATCTTCAGAATTTgccaataacaaaaaaaaaccaataaTGCAACTGGTGTAACTGTGTAGATGTGGAAGTGAAAGTGGAagtggaaatggaaatggaagTCCAAGATTGGACGTGTGGATTTGTAATGTATGGATGTGAATGACTATAGCCAAGTTCCTTGACTGTTCGTTTAAAATTCTGATTATCTCTGGTGTGTATTCGTACGACTATTCTGAATCATTAGGTGGACTGTCTGCTGAAATATTAGTGAAACAACCTTTGAACCAATTTTAAATTACCaatcaatattaatataaaaaaCTTTATACACgcaaaaatattattttataatattataaattGGCGATGTGAAAAAGTTGGAAACAAGTCGGTCGAGTCAAACAAGTCGAAGTCGGTAAACCAGTATCAGTAGTTGATCTCGGTCCTCGGTCGGTGCAGCGTCGCTTTATGATCCGAGAGTATATTAAAAAGCTCGGTTTAAAAATCCTTGGATTGATTTATGCGTTTTCGTATGAATTTACACCAGGTCGAatccttttttttaaaatcCTCGCACACGACAATCGTGTCTCTATTTATCCTATTTGATGCTCGGTGATATTTGCTAATATACACTTAAAACATCGTTACAGGCGGGATTAATTAGATCCATATGCAGAAACGCATTGTCGATGACGTCGAACATACCACACTGGCAGTGGGGGAGGGAAATGCTGTCTGGAGTTGACGTGACCTAAATCGTACGTCGAAACTTTATTAAATTTTCGGTGCATGCACGGCAAAGGGAATCGGAATATGGAAAATCATTTCTCAATAAAATTCGCCAGGAATAACTATCACAAACTAACTACCTATTTAAGTAGCTAACTAACTACCTAGCTTGTTAGCTAGCTACTGATTAACCTACTGACTATTCAAAATGTGGACGTAATAGGCAGGTACCATCCGGCCCAAACAATAGTTAAATTAGAaactaataaatagaacaaataaaaataaataaaagcagaatgaaaataaaaataattaataaaagGCGTTAACATCACCGGTGGTGACAACTGAAAGCACACACTAACCAACACTCCTATAAGATACTATATGAACCGTGGAATTACTGGCAATTCTAGAAATAATACGTCATGCCCTAATTAACTGAAAGAGCGAGCACAGAAATATACAGCACACGAGCGGCAGCCGTCGTGACGTAGACATTTTTTCCTCCCACTGCCCCAAATATGTACCCCGCTTTGGTCCAATAATGTCTTACTCAAGACCGTGCCAAGCCCCGCAGTCACATCAGctcattttattttattttattttatccTGCAAATAATCTTCCGAATAACCAATGAATGTCACTTATTCCTGAGTCGACTGCCGCTTCCAGCCAAATGTCTATCTTCTCCTAAAAACTAGCGACCTCTTAGACATGCAGGGGGTGGGGCCCGAGGCGGGGAAAGGTCTGGCTGCTGTAAGGGGgatttgcctccggcggctggggctccgccccagaccccgctgctcctctcgctccgctcgagtcggatcCCCCGCTGTGGTTTTAatttttggtggtgggatATGGCTGACTTCGATCTCGAATGTTGACTCGGGTTGGGGTGGTCCCTGTAGGTTAATGCATGGCTGCAGTGCTTCTGGGGTTGATTCTGGGGACCGATTCAGGGGGCCGATTCAGGGGTTCACGCTGAGGCTGATGCTGAGGCTGACTCTAGGTTAATAGTGGGATTTGTTTACTTCTGTTGTTTACCTCTGTTGTTCACCTCTCTTTACTTTTCGTGCTTATTACGATTATTTATCTCTGTTTCTCTGCACACTTAATCTTCTGTTGAAAGTCATACTCTCAACAATGGTTGACCGCAAAATGAAAGCTCGTGTCTCAAACACAAATTGTGAACCAGCTCATGGTGGTCATTGTATACAGAGTCCCCCTGAGTATCATGACAGTCCAATTGTAATGGAGTTCAGTCCTAATCTTAGATCAGATGGTGGTTATAGCGAAGATATTCAGGATGATATTGGTGATAACGATTTGGTTACTCATTCTAAAGGATGTTCAGAAGGTGGTTTTCAGAATCCTAAGTTGTATGAGATGATGGAGATGAATCCCGGTCCAAGTACTCTATCATCATATCAGAGTGGTTCACCACAGCTAATGTTTGATGACCCTCTAAGTTCGGAAACAATTCGAACATCTGGTCGTTGCCGTGACTTGAATAGACAGTTGTCTGGTTCAGGAACTGATATTGAGGCGGAGAATGAACATGAACATGAATACCAACCTGTGATATCTACAGGAGAAACTAGCTTTTCTCATCGTAAACCATACCATTCTGATGATAATGCGATCCCATTTCCTGCTGTTAATTTAGAGACTATGGGTTTACTTCCCAAATTGCCTTGTGAATATACTCTATCTGCACCTGTTCCAGGAGAATTCGAGGTGAGCTCAGAGCAAATGGAACATGAAATCGAGACTTCACCAGGAACCCGTGTGGAAATGCTACATAATTCCGACGGTTTCCCATATCACAGATCTGTTAATGACTCAGGTCTTGTTCCCACCGTTGATTTCCATCCACAGCTACTGCCAGATTCAGACGAAGATACGGAATCTGAAGTAGTTGTTTCGAACAACGATAATCGAGGCGAATCTGAAACAAGTCTTGTCGTTTCAGGCGAGACATCA
The Sugiyamaella lignohabitans strain CBS 10342 chromosome A, complete sequence genome window above contains:
- the AGP2 gene encoding Agp2p (Plasma membrane regulator of polyamine and carnitine transport; has similarity to transporters but lacks transport activity; may act as a sensor that transduces environmental signals; has a positive or negative regulatory effect on transcription of many transporter genes; GO_component: GO:0005789 - endoplasmic reticulum membrane [Evidence IDA] [PMID 10545096]; GO_component: GO:0000329 - fungal-type vacuole membrane [Evidence IDA] [PMID 10545096]; GO_component: GO:0016021 - integral component of membrane [Evidence IEA,IEA]; GO_component: GO:0016021 - integral component of membrane [Evidence ISM] [PMID 12192589]; GO_component: GO:0005887 - integral component of plasma membrane [Evidence IDA] [PMID 10545096]; GO_component: GO:0016020 - membrane [Evidence IEA,IEA,IEA]; GO_function: GO:0015171 - amino acid transmembrane transporter activity [Evidence IEA]; GO_function: GO:0003674 - molecular_function [Evidence ND]; GO_function: GO:0015203 - polyamine transmembrane transporter activity [Evidence IMP] [PMID 23755272]; GO_process: GO:0003333 - amino acid transmembrane transport [Evidence IEA]; GO_process: GO:0006865 - amino acid transport [Evidence IEA,IEA]; GO_process: GO:1902274 - positive regulation of (R)-carnitine transmembrane transport [Evidence IMP] [PMID 23755272]; GO_process: GO:1902269 - positive regulation of polyamine transmembrane transport [Evidence IMP] [PMID 23755272]; GO_process: GO:0055085 - transmembrane transport [Evidence IEA]; GO_process: GO:0006810 - transport [Evidence IEA,IEA]) — its product is MIASEEKSVGVTTAIDQGPSGSQLEETLPGYPESISSETPPPSYHSTHRKLKSRHIQLIGIGGTIGTVLFVQLGSALSKGGPGSLFLAFFIWCFPILCITNSTAEMVTYLPLPSPFIRLAGRCVDPALEVMAGWNFFILEATLVPFEITAVNIIIHFWADGFSPAIPIVVQIFLYVLINFFAVRYYGESEFWLSFGKVLLAVGLIVFTFVTMVGGNPKHDAYGFRYWQNPGAFAEYQETGSLGRFLGFFTCLVQACYTISGPEYVSMAAGEAENPRGVMPRAYRGVIVRLVCFFVFGALSMGIVCPYNDPELLTAINTGAPGAAASPYIIAMQRLGIPVLPHIVNVLVLTASFSAGNSYVYCASRSLYGMALDGHAPKIFSKCTKNGVPIYAVTVVLAFGLLSFLQLGNTAETVLNWIVNISTASELINFAIMSLTYLRFYYAMKAQNMSRDNLPYKGPFQPYCGYIGLICAGVMTFLSGYSVFVHGYWSLSTFICSYIMIAVDLVIYVSWKLVKRTKIRSATEIDLLSDVKEIEDYTSSFVDEPPKTLLGRISRALIG